In the Paenibacillus pabuli genome, one interval contains:
- a CDS encoding DUF4179 domain-containing protein, translated as MTDEQKPFEELENRLHGRKTEYDMIPVPDAAVQQSVKTGIRRAARRRKSRARWYMSSISAAAMILLFTGCIRVSPAFASFVEQWPVMEGIVSMIRQDKGLQMAVDQSLLQKVGITDEHDGVSVTVDGIITDESRMVIFYTMKGMKDPEKGEYDIDLLDENGKNLPVAFGYSSPKPTSDENVYENMIDVVFTDEATPPDELSVVFKTRGKANPGEWKITLPVDKNLTKGMKRVLPVNQTLTVDGQRIDVKQATLYPTRLVLDVTFDPKNTKKVFGLSDLQLVDEQGRAWRTDTTMGGDDERSIYFESMYFSIPKKLTLQGAGLAALDKEELKISVDLATNKIEGGPQNLKLLAHNKVKDKDLVIHFSITNSKESSYGLSFTNIEDSTGKAFNLKEAGWSPSGEHGDSEAWITIENGASAKGKLTLEIFSYPVQVRSPFSLEIPLDN; from the coding sequence ATGACCGATGAACAGAAGCCCTTTGAGGAACTGGAAAACCGTCTGCATGGACGTAAAACGGAATACGATATGATCCCCGTTCCGGATGCCGCTGTGCAGCAGTCTGTGAAGACCGGAATACGTCGTGCTGCCCGCAGGCGCAAATCCCGGGCACGCTGGTATATGAGCTCCATCTCGGCAGCAGCCATGATTCTGCTGTTTACCGGCTGCATCCGTGTCTCTCCCGCCTTCGCGTCCTTTGTGGAGCAGTGGCCTGTCATGGAAGGCATCGTCAGCATGATCCGCCAGGATAAAGGGTTACAGATGGCGGTTGATCAATCCCTATTGCAGAAGGTCGGCATTACCGACGAGCATGACGGTGTTTCCGTGACCGTGGACGGCATCATCACTGACGAGTCACGCATGGTCATTTTTTATACAATGAAGGGCATGAAGGATCCGGAGAAGGGTGAGTATGATATCGACTTGCTTGATGAGAATGGCAAGAATCTTCCTGTTGCATTTGGTTATTCTTCACCCAAACCCACCTCAGACGAGAATGTTTATGAGAATATGATTGATGTTGTTTTTACCGACGAGGCCACCCCTCCCGACGAGCTGAGTGTGGTGTTCAAAACCAGAGGTAAAGCGAATCCTGGAGAATGGAAGATCACTTTACCGGTAGACAAAAATTTAACCAAAGGCATGAAGAGAGTCCTGCCGGTGAATCAAACATTAACGGTAGATGGGCAGCGTATTGATGTCAAACAAGCTACGCTTTATCCCACTCGTCTCGTGCTTGATGTAACATTCGATCCCAAGAATACCAAGAAGGTATTTGGGCTCAGCGATCTTCAACTGGTCGATGAGCAAGGGCGTGCATGGAGAACGGACACAACGATGGGTGGCGATGACGAACGTTCCATTTACTTTGAGAGTATGTATTTCTCCATTCCGAAGAAGCTGACTTTGCAGGGGGCTGGTTTAGCAGCTCTTGATAAAGAAGAACTTAAAATAAGTGTTGATCTGGCAACAAACAAAATAGAAGGAGGACCACAGAACTTAAAACTCCTTGCTCATAACAAGGTTAAAGATAAGGATCTAGTAATACATTTCTCTATTACAAACTCTAAAGAGTCGTCATACGGACTCTCATTTACAAATATAGAGGATAGTACAGGTAAAGCTTTCAATCTCAAAGAAGCAGGTTGGAGCCCCTCAGGTGAACATGGAGATTCTGAAGCTTGGATTACCATCGAAAATGGCGCCTCCGCCAAAGGTAAACTAACTCTGGAGATATTCTCTTACCCTGTACAAGTACGCTCACCCTTCTCTCTCGAAATTCCATTAGACAACTAA
- a CDS encoding sigma-70 family RNA polymerase sigma factor: MTPTELTVAAQKGDAEAFAALMAMHQSRLYRIAYAYLHNEGDALEAIQESTYRAYRKLKKLKEPSYFGTWLIRILLNYCADERKRKNRYSPVTEMHEPSSWDRPEDTDLAAAVSALDPDCKQIIILSYFEGFSLTETADILEIPVGTVKSRLHRALGQLRNQLEMKGDT; encoded by the coding sequence GTGACCCCTACAGAGCTTACCGTTGCCGCACAAAAAGGGGATGCTGAGGCTTTTGCAGCCTTGATGGCAATGCATCAGAGCCGCCTGTATCGGATCGCTTATGCATACCTGCACAACGAAGGTGATGCCCTGGAAGCGATACAGGAGTCTACATACCGAGCATACCGCAAACTAAAAAAGCTAAAAGAGCCTTCCTACTTCGGCACCTGGCTCATTCGTATCCTGCTCAATTACTGTGCAGACGAGCGCAAACGAAAGAACCGTTACAGCCCCGTCACAGAGATGCACGAACCAAGCAGCTGGGATCGGCCCGAAGACACGGATCTCGCCGCTGCAGTATCTGCATTGGACCCGGATTGTAAGCAGATTATTATCCTGAGTTATTTCGAAGGATTCTCCCTCACCGAAACGGCGGATATTCTCGAAATCCCGGTTGGTACGGTCAAATCCCGACTGCACCGGGCACTTGGACAGCTTCGTAATCAACTGGAAATGAAAGGAGATACATGA
- a CDS encoding NUDIX domain-containing protein, which produces MGVGAVILNERNEVLLVWRNRQPEQYTWSIPGGKVDPYESLETAVIREIKEEVDLDITIDQLLCTAETIRPEREEHWISVLYSARNIRGIARNLEEGGAIGEIGWFPLDDLPSPLACFAVPGLEAAKRLYLD; this is translated from the coding sequence ATTGGTGTAGGGGCCGTTATCCTGAACGAACGTAATGAAGTGCTTTTGGTATGGCGGAATCGTCAGCCGGAACAGTACACATGGAGTATTCCCGGGGGCAAAGTCGATCCTTACGAATCACTGGAAACGGCGGTCATCCGGGAGATCAAGGAAGAAGTGGATCTGGATATTACCATCGATCAATTACTCTGCACCGCTGAGACGATTCGTCCTGAACGAGAAGAGCACTGGATATCGGTCCTCTACTCGGCCCGGAATATCCGCGGCATCGCCCGGAACCTGGAAGAAGGCGGAGCGATTGGCGAGATCGGCTGGTTCCCGCTAGATGACCTGCCTTCTCCGCTCGCCTGTTTTGCCGTACCCGGCCTAGAAGCAGCCAAGCGACTTTATTTGGATTAA
- a CDS encoding ankyrin repeat domain-containing protein — protein sequence MHQSDAIQALFQAAQHGDVANLQSLLASFPELANIENGDGLTPLGYASHYGQAGAVHTLLNHGADVNAISHSRIAFIPSNTALHAALAGERSSEVIRLLLEHGASCSILDSDGQNALHSAAFHTDQAELIHLLLQHGADPNALNSAGQTALDIATERGYTSTASYLREAAATKQ from the coding sequence ATGCATCAATCCGACGCAATTCAAGCATTATTCCAGGCAGCACAACACGGTGATGTGGCGAACCTGCAATCGCTTCTTGCTTCCTTCCCTGAGCTGGCCAACATCGAGAATGGAGATGGGCTCACCCCGTTGGGTTATGCCTCGCATTATGGACAAGCAGGTGCGGTGCATACTCTTCTGAATCATGGGGCTGATGTAAATGCCATTTCCCATTCTAGAATCGCCTTTATTCCTTCCAATACGGCACTGCATGCAGCGCTTGCAGGGGAGCGTTCTTCTGAAGTCATTCGTCTGTTGCTGGAACATGGAGCATCTTGCAGCATCCTTGACAGCGACGGACAGAATGCACTCCATTCCGCAGCATTTCATACGGATCAGGCTGAACTGATTCATCTGCTGCTTCAGCATGGTGCGGACCCGAATGCACTGAATTCAGCGGGTCAAACTGCGCTGGACATCGCAACCGAACGCGGCTACACTTCTACGGCATCATATCTTCGAGAAGCAGCTGCAACGAAACAGTAA
- a CDS encoding threonine/serine exporter family protein, translated as MLHFIEQALTSFVASAAFGIIFNAPRRMLLHGGFVGMIGWIIYVVLEYAADAVPATLAATIAVGVISQMFSRLFRAPVIIFSVAGIIPLVPGGLAYNAMRSFVQNDYSAAMEMAAKALMLSGAIAVGLVLSEVLNQMIRRMPGALRAKS; from the coding sequence ATGCTTCATTTTATAGAACAGGCTCTGACCAGCTTTGTCGCTTCGGCTGCGTTTGGCATTATATTTAATGCACCACGCCGCATGCTGCTTCATGGCGGCTTTGTCGGCATGATCGGCTGGATCATCTATGTCGTGCTTGAATACGCGGCGGATGCCGTTCCTGCGACACTTGCAGCTACCATTGCCGTCGGTGTTATCAGCCAGATGTTCTCCCGCCTGTTCCGGGCGCCAGTCATTATCTTCAGCGTCGCCGGTATCATTCCACTGGTCCCTGGCGGTCTCGCGTATAACGCCATGCGCAGCTTTGTACAAAATGACTATAGTGCGGCCATGGAGATGGCTGCCAAAGCACTAATGTTATCCGGAGCCATCGCTGTAGGACTCGTACTCTCGGAAGTTCTCAACCAGATGATACGCCGGATGCCTGGCGCCCTAAGGGCAAAATCATAA
- a CDS encoding sensor histidine kinase — MNSKLINTVRWKFIYAFLLSGILTAAILFGGSKVVQSMLAAQDYPNYSIPARGVRWLINHIGSAPLMIIIGVLAFVLFFFLFTRRVMLVLDEITAGIQEVAKGELSHRIEVKTSDEFGVVAASINQMAEQLQQSLQEERSAVAAKNDLITGISHDLRTPLTSILGFLEYIEKDRYQDEIEMRYYVSIAYEKSLTLRKLIDDLFEYTRVSGGSLPLSLIPLNLNPFLMQLAEEFAPMLEEAGMTYKITGGQEPIWIMAAPGELVRAYENLFSNAIRYGAQGKVVEIALSHDEGEAVVRISNYGEAIPAQDLPRLFERFYRVDKSRSRDTGGTGLGLAIAKSMIELHHGRIAAFSENGRTDFVTRFPLAPASVHRDPKER; from the coding sequence ATGAATTCAAAACTAATTAATACGGTCCGGTGGAAATTTATCTATGCCTTTCTGCTGAGTGGGATTTTGACGGCGGCTATTTTGTTTGGCGGCAGCAAAGTTGTGCAATCCATGTTGGCAGCCCAGGATTATCCCAATTACTCCATTCCGGCCAGGGGAGTCAGGTGGCTGATCAACCACATTGGTTCTGCTCCGCTGATGATTATAATCGGCGTGCTAGCTTTTGTGCTGTTCTTTTTCCTGTTCACGCGCAGAGTGATGCTGGTTCTGGACGAAATTACTGCCGGCATCCAGGAGGTAGCCAAAGGAGAGTTGTCACACCGGATCGAGGTGAAGACATCGGATGAATTCGGCGTCGTTGCTGCCAGTATCAATCAAATGGCCGAGCAGTTGCAGCAGTCGCTGCAGGAAGAACGAAGTGCGGTAGCAGCCAAGAATGACTTGATCACAGGTATCTCTCATGATCTCAGAACGCCGCTGACCTCCATTCTTGGTTTCCTGGAGTACATTGAGAAGGATCGGTACCAGGACGAGATCGAAATGCGTTATTATGTCAGCATTGCTTATGAGAAATCATTAACATTAAGGAAACTGATTGACGATTTATTTGAATATACGCGTGTTAGCGGAGGAAGCCTTCCCTTATCTCTGATACCTCTCAATCTGAATCCGTTCCTGATGCAGCTGGCCGAGGAGTTTGCGCCAATGCTGGAAGAAGCGGGCATGACGTACAAAATCACTGGTGGTCAGGAGCCGATCTGGATTATGGCCGCTCCCGGAGAGCTTGTCCGGGCCTACGAGAATCTGTTCAGTAATGCAATCCGGTATGGAGCACAGGGGAAAGTTGTTGAGATTGCATTATCCCATGATGAGGGAGAAGCAGTGGTCCGCATCAGTAATTACGGGGAAGCTATCCCTGCCCAGGATCTGCCCCGCTTGTTCGAAAGGTTCTACCGGGTCGACAAATCCCGCTCGCGTGACACGGGAGGAACAGGACTTGGTCTGGCAATTGCTAAATCCATGATTGAGTTGCACCATGGCCGCATCGCCGCATTCAGTGAGAACGGCAGAACGGATTTTGTGACCCGTTTCCCGCTGGCTCCTGCCTCTGTTCATCGTGATCCGAAGGAACGGTAA
- a CDS encoding transglycosylase domain-containing protein, producing the protein MRNKIKKGIYHFFDAAVVVVVLLLMGCLYMVTYGEAMVRNHPEAITKASSTVITDSAGAEIARFRTQSSGFAEYADLGDMPELLIQAFLATEDRRFYQHEGIDYIGISRAIVQDFVHMDWSQGGSSITQQLARNLYLNGEKTLVRKVNEMSIAISLEKRFNKDELLEMYLNHIYMGRQQYGVKAAARRYFGIEDLRELELWQIATLAAIPKGPSIYNPVDDDERSKQRRSVILTLMHEQGLITKEQMQEARRVDYTPPEAAAGSAADQPMPDYISAVDAVMLEAVRLTGKRETDIQSAGWTIHTGLDRQAQLAMEEAFRDPSRFSDDREDEQVQASMVIVDQHNGEVKAMMGGRDPVTGGINRAITDARQPGSAFKPIIAYGPALESGQFKPDSMLPDKRLSYGSYRPSNLGGQYRGSVTMSFALQKSINAPAVWLLDQIGLKQAHEFASRLGIELDQEDFNLSIALGGVHTGVSPLKMAQAYSVFANDGRFNTAHLIREIRDANGRIIYAYRPENKQVITSNTARAMTKMLQNVVSQGTGSRAQLSHYNVAGKTGTTQAAVPGISRDGNRDLWFVGYTSKWTAAVWMGFDYTDAEHYMRSGSGAAADLFASVMNRTGR; encoded by the coding sequence TTGAGAAATAAAATAAAGAAGGGAATTTATCATTTTTTTGATGCAGCGGTAGTCGTTGTTGTTTTGTTACTGATGGGTTGTCTCTATATGGTTACATACGGCGAAGCTATGGTGCGCAATCATCCGGAGGCTATAACCAAAGCCTCTTCAACCGTTATTACCGATTCGGCTGGAGCTGAAATTGCCAGATTCCGCACGCAGTCGAGCGGATTCGCAGAATATGCGGATCTCGGAGACATGCCGGAGCTGTTGATACAGGCTTTTTTGGCTACGGAAGACCGCCGCTTTTATCAGCATGAAGGGATCGATTATATCGGCATTAGCCGGGCTATTGTGCAAGATTTCGTACATATGGATTGGAGTCAGGGAGGAAGCTCCATTACGCAGCAGTTGGCCCGAAACCTGTACTTGAACGGAGAGAAAACGCTGGTGCGCAAGGTGAACGAAATGTCGATAGCCATTTCACTGGAGAAGAGATTTAACAAGGATGAGCTGCTGGAAATGTATCTGAATCATATTTATATGGGACGCCAGCAGTATGGAGTGAAAGCCGCCGCTCGGCGTTACTTCGGCATTGAAGACCTACGTGAGCTTGAGCTATGGCAGATCGCTACTTTGGCGGCAATTCCCAAGGGACCTTCCATATATAATCCGGTGGATGATGATGAGCGATCCAAGCAAAGGCGTTCCGTTATCCTTACTTTAATGCACGAACAAGGTCTGATTACCAAAGAACAGATGCAGGAAGCGCGCCGCGTGGACTACACGCCACCTGAAGCAGCAGCTGGGTCTGCTGCAGATCAACCTATGCCGGATTATATTTCTGCGGTGGATGCAGTGATGTTGGAAGCGGTTCGTCTCACAGGCAAACGTGAAACAGACATTCAATCCGCTGGATGGACCATTCACACCGGACTCGACAGACAGGCACAGCTTGCCATGGAGGAAGCATTCCGTGACCCCTCACGGTTTAGCGATGATCGGGAAGATGAACAAGTGCAGGCAAGTATGGTTATTGTTGATCAGCATAATGGTGAAGTGAAAGCAATGATGGGTGGACGTGACCCTGTAACAGGTGGCATCAACCGGGCAATCACGGACGCGAGGCAGCCTGGTTCGGCATTTAAGCCGATTATTGCGTACGGTCCGGCTCTGGAATCCGGGCAGTTCAAGCCGGACAGCATGTTGCCTGACAAACGCTTATCCTATGGCAGCTATCGACCAAGCAATCTGGGAGGGCAGTATAGAGGGTCTGTCACGATGTCATTTGCACTCCAGAAGTCCATTAATGCACCGGCGGTATGGCTGCTAGATCAGATCGGGCTGAAACAGGCACATGAGTTTGCAAGCCGATTAGGGATTGAACTGGATCAGGAAGATTTCAACCTCTCCATTGCATTGGGAGGCGTACATACAGGAGTATCCCCGCTGAAAATGGCCCAGGCCTATTCCGTATTTGCCAATGATGGCAGATTCAATACCGCACATCTAATTCGAGAAATCAGGGACGCAAACGGACGAATCATTTACGCATACCGACCCGAAAATAAGCAGGTGATCACATCCAATACAGCTCGTGCAATGACCAAGATGCTGCAAAATGTGGTTAGCCAGGGAACGGGCAGCCGTGCCCAGCTGAGCCATTACAACGTGGCTGGAAAGACAGGAACGACACAGGCAGCAGTACCTGGAATCAGCAGGGATGGTAATCGGGATTTGTGGTTCGTCGGTTATACAAGTAAGTGGACTGCAGCTGTCTGGATGGGATTTGACTATACCGATGCAGAACATTATATGCGATCGGGCAGCGGAGCAGCGGCAGATTTGTTTGCATCAGTAATGAACCGGACAGGTCGGTAG
- a CDS encoding DUF2569 domain-containing protein, translating into MGDQERNTDVDTRSLFSEPGTRTELPGISGLGGWLILIQISLIASLLLLVVDLSQVSVIMNPADRGMFSEADLGLYYRVMNPLLWYGAISNVILLIIVIVNLVLLYMKKRQFPRMMILLYLANVLAAIGTWIMIGQTEIPGALNAFETTPARNLTIRSILTCCIFIPYFLKSVRVKNTFVK; encoded by the coding sequence ATGGGAGATCAAGAACGTAACACCGATGTCGATACAAGATCATTGTTTTCCGAACCCGGAACAAGGACGGAGCTGCCTGGAATATCCGGCTTGGGCGGCTGGCTTATTCTAATCCAGATTAGCTTAATTGCTTCGCTGCTGCTTCTGGTTGTGGATCTGTCCCAGGTTTCTGTTATTATGAATCCGGCCGATCGGGGAATGTTCAGCGAAGCGGATCTGGGCCTGTATTATCGTGTCATGAACCCGTTACTATGGTACGGAGCCATAAGTAACGTCATTCTTCTGATCATCGTAATTGTAAATTTGGTTCTGTTGTACATGAAAAAAAGGCAGTTTCCGCGGATGATGATCCTGCTGTACTTGGCTAATGTGCTCGCTGCCATCGGGACATGGATCATGATTGGTCAGACGGAGATTCCAGGCGCGCTGAACGCGTTCGAGACAACACCTGCACGGAATTTAACTATCAGATCGATACTGACCTGCTGTATCTTCATTCCATATTTTCTGAAGTCAGTCCGGGTGAAAAACACATTCGTAAAATAA
- a CDS encoding response regulator transcription factor has product MIHGIERNNAVAQPATILLVDDEQEIIKLMEIYFGNEGYRVLTASDGIEALEQLKKEQIDLIILDVMMPNMDGIEACMKIREEQKMPIIMLSAKSMDIDKITGLSIGADDYVTKPFNPLELVARAKSQLRRYYTFNEAREQKEHEWVIDDLVINTDTHEVWVDEQPVRLTPREFAVLELLARHQGSVLSMEQIYRQVWKEEFMESNNTVMVHIRKIREKIEVDSKHPKFIQTVWGVGYKMIKP; this is encoded by the coding sequence ATGATTCATGGAATCGAAAGGAATAATGCCGTGGCACAGCCAGCTACCATTCTGCTTGTGGATGACGAGCAGGAAATTATTAAACTGATGGAAATTTATTTTGGCAATGAAGGGTACAGGGTTTTAACGGCAAGTGACGGCATCGAGGCGCTGGAACAATTGAAGAAAGAGCAGATCGATCTGATTATTCTGGATGTCATGATGCCGAATATGGACGGAATCGAAGCATGCATGAAGATCAGGGAGGAGCAGAAGATGCCCATCATCATGCTCTCCGCCAAAAGCATGGATATCGACAAGATAACGGGACTGAGCATTGGTGCGGATGATTATGTGACCAAGCCGTTTAATCCCCTTGAACTGGTCGCCCGGGCCAAGTCCCAGCTTCGCAGGTATTATACGTTTAATGAAGCACGGGAACAAAAGGAGCATGAGTGGGTCATTGATGATCTGGTCATCAATACCGATACGCATGAGGTATGGGTGGATGAGCAGCCCGTTCGTCTGACTCCCCGTGAATTTGCCGTGCTGGAACTGCTCGCACGTCATCAAGGCTCAGTATTAAGCATGGAGCAAATTTACAGACAGGTATGGAAAGAAGAATTTATGGAATCGAATAATACGGTGATGGTGCATATCCGGAAGATTCGTGAGAAAATTGAAGTCGACAGCAAACATCCAAAGTTTATTCAAACCGTGTGGGGTGTCGGCTACAAAATGATTAAACCGTAA
- a CDS encoding HAMP domain-containing protein, translating into MRGSLRTVRLRYIYICGASALLSAMLLFVVYRMSRFAYHHILSEATWMTRLVHWGINHVGIRPFLIFIGGALFVLFFWIRSQKISDDMNRITLGTQEMAAGQIPAPIEVLNGGELRQIAADLNEIGLRMHKEQLNGREGFVSLSGHTTPSLDKHSNENMKRDGLQRVSAQADLPIKLTLYGVRSALEEVLKGHCRDEAEREHWVRLAYEQTLLLKHALESVHLDSHEHAFSEEQEGKEQRIEK; encoded by the coding sequence ATGAGAGGTTCATTACGTACAGTCAGATTAAGATACATATACATTTGTGGAGCAAGTGCGCTGCTTAGCGCCATGCTCCTGTTTGTCGTTTATCGCATGTCACGTTTCGCTTATCATCACATCTTGTCTGAAGCCACATGGATGACTCGTCTTGTCCACTGGGGAATCAACCATGTCGGGATAAGGCCCTTCTTGATATTCATCGGAGGAGCCTTATTTGTTTTGTTCTTCTGGATTCGATCCCAGAAGATTTCAGATGATATGAACCGTATTACCTTGGGAACCCAGGAGATGGCTGCGGGGCAGATCCCTGCTCCAATTGAGGTGTTGAATGGAGGCGAGCTCCGGCAGATCGCAGCCGATCTGAATGAAATTGGGCTTCGCATGCATAAGGAGCAGTTGAATGGGCGTGAAGGTTTCGTGTCACTGTCTGGTCATACTACTCCAAGTCTCGATAAGCATTCTAATGAAAATATGAAAAGAGATGGATTGCAGCGGGTTTCCGCGCAAGCCGATTTGCCGATCAAACTGACGTTGTATGGGGTTCGTTCTGCACTGGAGGAGGTATTGAAAGGACACTGCCGGGACGAAGCCGAGAGAGAGCATTGGGTTAGGCTTGCGTATGAACAGACATTGCTGTTAAAGCATGCGCTTGAGTCTGTTCACCTGGATTCACACGAACATGCCTTCTCGGAAGAGCAGGAAGGCAAGGAGCAGCGTATTGAGAAATAA
- a CDS encoding S66 family peptidase encodes MNTRSIRYPRPLASGDTIGIAAPSSGVDESLHHYLNESKRNMERLGFHVQESLSLRQNIKCVSSSKENRADELNAFFRDPSIQAIIPPWGGEFLMDILPLLDWEALRTLPPKWVMGYSDISTFLFAYTLLTGTATAHGTNYVDLRATELDPVTARWIDVLQTGQGGQLTQSSSTHYQSAWIRELPGFNLDTPTRWKLLGQPDDENTSVTFSGRLIGGCMDTITCLIGTPYAPVASYLDQYCADEGTIWYLESCEMNAGDIYRHLWQMRQAGWFAGVKGFMFGRPAGYSDTGDFNFTDALSSALGDLNVPVLYDVDLGHIPPQITFVNGALGSVDYQAGCGALQMSFV; translated from the coding sequence ATGAATACCCGTTCCATCCGTTACCCCCGGCCACTTGCTTCAGGAGACACCATTGGTATAGCCGCACCTTCTAGTGGTGTGGATGAATCCCTGCATCATTATCTAAATGAGAGCAAGCGCAATATGGAGCGGCTTGGTTTTCACGTTCAGGAAAGCCTCTCGCTGCGGCAAAATATCAAATGTGTAAGTTCATCCAAGGAAAATCGTGCTGATGAATTGAATGCCTTTTTCCGTGATCCGTCTATACAGGCCATTATCCCGCCGTGGGGCGGAGAGTTTCTGATGGATATTCTGCCTCTGCTGGATTGGGAAGCCCTTCGGACCTTGCCTCCCAAATGGGTCATGGGCTATTCGGACATCAGTACCTTTTTATTCGCCTATACCCTGCTCACGGGAACAGCTACAGCACATGGCACCAATTATGTGGATCTCAGAGCCACCGAGCTTGATCCTGTGACCGCCCGCTGGATTGATGTATTACAGACGGGGCAGGGAGGACAGCTTACGCAATCCTCTTCCACTCATTATCAATCGGCCTGGATACGGGAGTTACCCGGTTTCAATCTGGATACCCCTACTCGCTGGAAACTTCTCGGTCAACCGGATGATGAGAACACCTCGGTTACGTTCTCGGGACGACTGATTGGCGGCTGCATGGATACGATCACCTGCCTAATTGGCACTCCTTATGCCCCGGTTGCTTCGTATCTGGATCAGTACTGTGCAGATGAAGGAACCATCTGGTATTTGGAGAGCTGTGAGATGAACGCAGGGGATATTTATCGTCATCTGTGGCAGATGAGACAGGCCGGCTGGTTTGCGGGCGTGAAAGGATTTATGTTTGGGAGACCAGCGGGTTATTCGGATACCGGAGATTTCAACTTCACCGATGCCCTGTCCTCGGCACTGGGTGATCTGAATGTGCCTGTACTTTACGATGTCGATCTCGGTCACATCCCCCCACAGATTACTTTTGTAAATGGAGCACTGGGCAGCGTCGATTATCAGGCTGGATGCGGGGCACTTCAGATGTCATTTGTGTAA
- a CDS encoding threonine/serine exporter family protein yields MPEKNTTEQSRVIAICLLAGKIMLQSGGETYRVEDTMKRMAAALGLPHSHSYVVPTGIFFSVDATEPAKLIRISERTTDLDKVSEVNAVSRRIGQGELSVQEAHDLLLQIEGKPSSYSARVKLLAAALSSGCFTIMFGGGWDDFLPAVICGGIGYAAVIVFHRLVRVKFFAELSAAFVIGLLAFLLVAIGAGHERDKIIIGSVMPLVPGLLITNAVRDLMAGHLVSGLSKGAEAFLTAFAIGTGIAVVFSLFT; encoded by the coding sequence ATCCCGGAAAAGAATACAACTGAACAGTCCCGCGTGATTGCCATCTGCTTGTTGGCAGGCAAAATCATGCTGCAAAGCGGGGGTGAAACCTACCGTGTGGAAGACACAATGAAACGGATGGCTGCCGCCCTGGGACTCCCTCATTCACATAGCTATGTTGTACCGACAGGTATCTTTTTCTCGGTCGATGCCACCGAACCAGCCAAGCTGATTCGGATCTCCGAGCGCACCACAGATCTGGATAAGGTGTCCGAAGTGAACGCCGTCTCCCGCCGCATAGGCCAAGGGGAACTTTCCGTTCAGGAAGCCCATGATCTGCTGCTGCAGATTGAAGGTAAACCCTCTTCCTATTCTGCAAGGGTAAAGCTGCTTGCTGCGGCTCTTTCGAGCGGTTGTTTTACCATTATGTTCGGCGGAGGCTGGGACGACTTCCTGCCTGCTGTAATCTGTGGAGGGATCGGTTATGCAGCAGTCATTGTTTTCCACCGGCTTGTACGGGTTAAGTTTTTCGCAGAGCTGAGCGCTGCTTTTGTGATTGGTTTGCTCGCCTTCTTACTTGTTGCGATTGGAGCAGGACACGAACGCGACAAAATCATTATCGGATCGGTCATGCCGCTCGTACCAGGACTTCTGATTACCAATGCTGTGCGTGATCTGATGGCTGGACATCTGGTGTCCGGATTATCCAAGGGAGCGGAGGCGTTCCTGACTGCGTTTGCGATTGGTACAGGCATTGCGGTTGTATTTTCACTTTTTACGTAA